The sequence TCAGCCCAAAGGGTCACTCTAAATACCACCAGAGGGCCTATAGAGGGTATATATCACGAACCAATGCATTCTGAAAGTTTTGCAGTGGTATGGGCTTCCGGAGCAAGAGGTGGATTTGACGGGCCCTCGAACGCAATTTATGCAGATCTAGCAGAATATTTTGCAGAATCCAATATTGCCTCCTTTCGCGTAAATTATCGCCATCCGGCAAATTTAGATGAATCAACACTGGATATTCTTGTTTCTGTATGGCATATGGCAAATTTAGGGTTTTCAAAAGTTGCATTAGTTGGTCATTCTTTTGGTGGAGGCGTGGTCCTCTCTGTTTCCCGATACACAACTCATGTGCGTGCAGTTGCCGTTCTAGCAAGTCAGACA is a genomic window of Dehalococcoidia bacterium containing:
- a CDS encoding alpha/beta hydrolase, with product MYIQDEGPKSPLYTRMSIELLGYEYLEQATDNSAQRVTLNTTRGPIEGIYHEPMHSESFAVVWASGARGGFDGPSNAIYADLAEYFAESNIASFRVNYRHPANLDESTLDILVSVWHMANLGFSKVALVGHSFGGGVVLSVSRYTTHVRAVAVLASQTDGAEEAVLLNGRPILVVHGEADAVLPVANAQTIYDWSSNPKELVTFPQGGHGLRECPEELRTLLKDWVVKVLI